From Kaistella polysaccharea:
ATAAAATAATGTTAGTTTTGCAAGACAACACATGTCACATACTGCCGAAAAATATGCAAACTTAATAAAAGCCAAAGCTGAAAAATTTGGATTTCAGAACTGTGGCATTTCCCCTGCAGGTTTTCTGGAAGAAGATGCTCAACCTTTTGAAAGTTGGTTAAAGAATAATTTCCAGGGTGAAATGGCTTACATGGAAAATTATTTTGATAAAAGACTGGATCCGCGATTACTGGTGGAAGGTTCAAAGTCAGTTATTTCTCTTTCTTACAATTACTATCCAGAAAAGGATTTGGCGGAATTAGGCGAATTGAAAATTTCCAAATATGCTTATGGCCAAGATTACCATGAAATTATCAAAGAGATCCTGCGGGAAATGGTTCAGGAACTTCAGGACGAAATTGGTGATTTTCAATTTCGGATATTTACAGATTCTGCGCCGATTTTAGAACGTAGCTGGGCCAGAAAATCCGGAATAGGATGGGTCGGTAAAAATGCAAACCTTATTACCAAACAAACTGGATCGTTTTATTTTTTGGCAGAAATCATCTGTGATCTCGATCTTACTTCAGATGAACCTACAAGCGATCATTGCGGAAGCTGTAGAAAATGCATTGAAGCTTGTCCCACAGACGCCATTGTATCGGACCGTATCATTGATGGCAGTAAATGTATTTCCTACGCCACCATCGAATTGAAGAATGAAATCCCGGAAAGTTTCAAAGGAAAAATGGAAGACTGGATGTTTGGGTGTGATATCTGCCAAGATGTTTGCCCCTGGAACCGATTTTCAAAACCTCATCATCAAAACTTATTTAAGCCAAATCCTCTTTTAGAGAACTTTCAAAAATCAGATTGGCAAGAATTATCACAGGATTTATTTTCAGAACTGTTTCGGAAATCCCCGGTTAAACGTACAAAATTTGCTGGTTTGAAAAGAAATATTAATTTTATTAGAGATCAAACAGATACAATTCAAAATAAAGAACAGTAAAATTTTCTGTGCTCAACAAGATTTCATCTTTTGACATCTAAAAAATCCACATTCTTACACACAAAATTGCATCATAAATTTAGTTACATTTGAAAAATGAAGAAAATCATCCTTGTCATTTTAAAAACAATCTGGGCTTTCATTGGCTTGATCGCAGTTTACGTACTTTTAGTATTGGCTCTTCCCTATTTTGAAACACCGGCACAACAGGTTTCCGAACCCAAAACAGTAGAAACTTTCATTTTAACAAATGGCGTGCACACCGATATTGTAGTTCCCATTAAATCAAAACAAATTGATTGGAGTAAGGAAATTCTCTTCAGCAATACTACTTCAAAAAGTACCGATTTCAAATACCTATCTATTGGTTGGGGAGATAAAGGCTTTTATCTCGATACCCCAGAATGGGCAGATTTAAAGGTTTCAACGGCCATTAATGCGGCATTTTGGCTGGGAGAATCTGCGATGCATTGTACCTTTTATAAAACAATGACCGAATCGAAAGATTGTAAAAGAATCATGCTCACTGAAAAGCAATATGCAGACCTCATCAATTTTATTCAGAAAAAATTTGACAGAGATGAAGCAGGAAATCTGATGCTTATAAAAACAGATGCTGTATACACGGCAAATGACGCATTTTACGACGCTCAAGGAAGCTACAGTTTCTTAAATACTTGCAATACGTGGACAAATAATGCGCTTAAGACTGCAGGTCAAAAAGCAGCTTTCTGGACTGCGACTGATTTCGGAATCTTTCAACATTATGATTAAAATTTCACCAAAAAAGTAAATCACTTTTAAAAATCGGCATTCATTATTTTGGTTTAAAATTAATTTTTGGTACATTAAGGCCTATTTTTTACTATTTATGATGATCCGTAACTTAACTAATTTCCTACTTTTTTGTATATTTTTTGTCTTCTGTAATTCTACATTAAATGGACAAAACCTGGTTAATAATACCGATGTAAAACCACTTCGCGTAGGTATTGCTGGGACTGCACCTTTTGTAATCAACGAAGAGGGAAATGCTACTCCACAAGGAATATCGCCCAGCATTTGGACGGAAATTACTGATGACCTCAAATGGGATTACAATTACACCCGCTATAATTCTGTAAATCAAGCTTTAGATGCGCTGAAAAAAGGGGAAATGGATGTGATTGTAGGACCAGTAACCATTAATTCTGATCGGCTTGAACATTTTAAGTTTTCACAACCGTATTACCAGTCAAGTTTAGCCATCGCTTATAAAGAAGGATCTTTCAGCATCTGGAATGTATTAAAACTGATTTTCAGTGTGAAACTTATTTTTGCTATTGGCATTTTTCTAATCATTCTGACCATAGTTGGAACATTTCTTTGGCTCGCTGAGCGCAAAGCTTCCCCGGAGCAATTTCCCGCAGATCCTGCGAGAGGAATCGGTACTGGAATGTGGCTCGCCATCGTAACAATGAGTACGACAGGTTACGGTGATAAAGCGCCTGTTACTTTAACGGGACGGATTATTGCCGGAACGTGGATGATTGTTTCTATCATCTCAGCAACATCGATGGTTGCGGGAATTGCGAGTATTTTAACTTTTTCCAATTTTCAATCGGTTGATATTCAGAATATGGAACAGCTTTCGGGGAAAAAAGTAGCCACAATTGCGGGTTCGCCTTCTGTAGAATTTTTACGGGAATTTAAAGTCATCATTAAATCTGCACCTACAATTGAAGAAGCCATGATTATGCTGAAGAATAAGGAGGTAGAAGCCATTGTCTACGATCGGCCGCAGTTGATGTATTACATTAATAATCACGAAAGTGAAAATTTAAAAATAGCAAAAGCCGAATATTATAAACAAGGTTACGGATTTGCTTTTCAAAAAGATAGTCCACTAACGTACGAAGTAAACCGAACATTACTGGAACTTGCAGAAGATCAAAAGATTCTTGAAATTACAGAAGATTATTTGGGAAAGGATGAATAAAAATCAGGTTTTTACCTAAAAAAAACTCCCTCGAAAGGGAGCTTTGTAAAACTGATATTATGAAAAAACTATTTAATCATCCGTGCTTAAACTGAAAACTAAATCTAACTCATCTTTAACGTAAACCATTCCTCCCATTCTTCTTGGAGGCACGATCTGGAAGTCGGAGAATTTCAATCTTTTATTTCCTACCAAACTGTTTTTATAATACGTAAAATCGATGTTATAGTTACGAGAAACAGTCATCATCTTAACTTCTACAACAGCTTGAAATTTTGTTGCAGAGGTTTTCTTAAATTCTAAAAACTTGATGGTAAGGTTTGGAAATTTATCAGATTGTAAAGTCTTCCGAAAATCTGCAGTCATCATTCTGTTCCCGCAATCAAAGTTTATGATTTTAAAAATCAAATTTGGAAGCTTCATTCCGCTAAATGAGTACACTGAGGGTGAGTTTTTAAATTGAGACTCTGTACATTTAAAGGTATTGATATTCGTCCAACCATTAATTTCCAATCCATTCTGCTGTGCAAAAGCACTGAGAGATGTGAGTAGAAAGGTGAAAAAAATGATTTTTGTTTTCATGATATGAAGATAGAAAAAGGGATTGCCAAGCAACCCCTTTCCCTTGAATAATTAAAAATTAGAAACCAATAGTTGCTTCAACCATTACTCCATTAAATTTACCGCCTCTTAGTGCACTTGTTGCGCCCCATACTGCGTCGTCGTTATATTTCTGAGATACGTACTCTACTTTTGCAAGTATGTTTTTGGTCATATTCCAGCCACCACCTACGTTGAATCGGTCGATTTTTCTCTCAGAAGCAGTTTCATTGTCTTTACCGCTTATTGTATTATATCTACCTCCGAAGTAAAACTGTTCGTTGCCACCGAATCTGTAAAGTAATTCTGCTGCAAGTTGTGTGTAATTCCCTCTAGTAGTTGCAGTTGCTCCTTTTAGACCAGTTACATATTCATAAATTCCGAAGAATTCTAAACCTTGATATTTGATGAATGGGTTAACTTGGATGGCTTTATTTTTCTTGAAACCTGGGTTGAATCTGCCTGTTGCATAATTTTCTTGACCCATTGCGTCATTCTCAGTTAAAAGCGTGTAATAATATCTAGCTCCCGCTCTATCTGAGCCGTAAAGATATCCACCAGTACTCATTCCGTTTGTTTGAATAACAGATCCTGTTAATCTCACTCTTAATTCTGGACTGATTTGTTTGTCATAACCCAATTTTGCATACACTGAAGGTGAGTTATCATTTGTTCCTTTCACTGCAGTTTGGTTTAATTTACCGTTAGAAATACCGGCCATACCGATGAAACTGTTGTAAAACACATAAGCTTCACCAAATGCCTCTGTAGAGAAACTGTCCATGATGTAATTTCCTACGAATGGGTTGTTGATTGCTTCCGCGTTATCAGATCTTCTGAAGTGAGCATCACCATAGTTAATTTCATCCATACCAACTTTAACTCTGGCATATTTCATAATTTCAGATGCAAAACCTTCTTGTATAAAATCTAAGTTATCAACCTGAATATATCCACCTTTCACCCAAGCTTCGTTATGGTGACGTGTAGAAAGATAGGTTCTTAAGTGCATTTTTACCCCTTTCGCTAAATAAGCATTAATGTCTAAGTTAGCAGTTGGAAGGTTAAAATCCGAACCCATCACTCTCAATGTATTTGGAGTTGTTGTGCCTGTTTTTAAACCTAAGGAAGTTGCCTCAGTAGAGTGATCTAAAGCTTGAAACTGTAAAGCGAAATCACCTCCTACGGAAACTTTTACGCCATCATAAGCCGGGGCTTCTACTTTAGGATCTTCAAAAATGTTGCGTGTCGCTTTTTCCGGTGCAAGATAGTCTCTCATTGTAGATGATTCTTCTTGTGCACTCACTAAGGAGATTCCGGAAACTAGTACTGCGAGCATTGAAGCTCTAATTAACATGGTTTTCATATTCTTAATTTTAATTTTTTACTATTTAATTTATTGTGCTACTGCGTTTACAGTAATGGTTACCTCGTTACCAGTTTTTACGGTGTTCATCATAAATGCTGGAGGTGTTACCCCGTAATCAGTCATTTTAATTGCAGCCGTTCCCCAAATAGTGTAGGTATTACCGTTTTTGGTCACATTTACTGGTACACTTACTGTTTTGGAAACGTTGGTTACCGTAAGTTTACCGGTCATTGTTCCTTTTCCTATGTTTACAGAAGTTGCGGTAAAGCTTATTGCAGGATATTTATCGGCCTGAAGTGCTTTATAAGCGTTGGTATCCATAGGTCCTTTTCCACTTTTTAATGTTTTACCATTCATAGTATAATGAACATCATTAATACTGTTTCCAGAAACATTACCAGAAAAAGTTCCTGTTGTGGAAGTCATTTTCCAGTCATGTAAAGTTGATGTACCGGATACGACAGTTTTAACATTATTGCTGCTGATTTTTTGGGCGGCAACTACTCCTGAGAAAAGAGTGAGTGCTAAAACGAGAGATCTGAAGTTTACTAAATTTTTCATTATTTCTTATTTTTAAAATTCCGTGATTAATTATACCTTGATTTTCTTATACAAAGATAGATCAACGATTTATCAAATCCACAATATTAGAGGGAAATCTTTTATGATATAAATCTTAATTTTAAAGATTAATGCGAATATGTATCGATAAAGTAGATAAAAATGAAAATAATTCATTTAAATTGAGCAAAATTTTCTTTTTTTGTAAAGAAACTTGATTAATGTTAAATATTGTTAATAATGCGATGGCAGATGATTACTGCAAAGCTGATAGAAGTCAGTAAAATAAAGCCTCTTTAGTGAAAAAAGTAAGTTATTTTGAAAAAGTTAGAGAATAAAATTCTTCAACTTATTTGAATATGATAAAAAAGTTCTTACCTGTTTAGAAGCACTTTTCATTTAAAGCTAAATTAATTTCCAACTTGCTGCACCATCTTTACAGCTTCTTGTTTTCAACTTAACATTGATGTTTTTTATGAAGATTTGGAAACCACGTCAAATCATAAGACCAGGGAACTTTACCCTTTCTTTTATGTAAAAATAAATCCCATCGGGGAAGTTTTTCGAATTTCATTTAATTGGCAGAATCTTGATGCTCACGAAATTTTATATATTTTTGCGTCTAATCAGGATTTGTATTTAAAAAATAAAACATGCTACACGCAATTTTATACTATGAAATTTAATAAACCAACTAAAAAATGGGCCTTAATATGGTTCATTTTCGCACTTATTTTCGCCCTCGCTGTTTTACCGGTTCCGGCACAACTTCCAATAAAATATGTTGATAGAGAAAGCGGACAAATTAAAACTGAAAAAGTGTATGGTGAAGAATGGCTGAAATGGTTGTATCACAATCCTGTCGGT
This genomic window contains:
- a CDS encoding YceI family protein — its product is MKTKIIFFTFLLTSLSAFAQQNGLEINGWTNINTFKCTESQFKNSPSVYSFSGMKLPNLIFKIINFDCGNRMMTADFRKTLQSDKFPNLTIKFLEFKKTSATKFQAVVEVKMMTVSRNYNIDFTYYKNSLVGNKRLKFSDFQIVPPRRMGGMVYVKDELDLVFSLSTDD
- the queG gene encoding tRNA epoxyqueuosine(34) reductase QueG, with the protein product MSHTAEKYANLIKAKAEKFGFQNCGISPAGFLEEDAQPFESWLKNNFQGEMAYMENYFDKRLDPRLLVEGSKSVISLSYNYYPEKDLAELGELKISKYAYGQDYHEIIKEILREMVQELQDEIGDFQFRIFTDSAPILERSWARKSGIGWVGKNANLITKQTGSFYFLAEIICDLDLTSDEPTSDHCGSCRKCIEACPTDAIVSDRIIDGSKCISYATIELKNEIPESFKGKMEDWMFGCDICQDVCPWNRFSKPHHQNLFKPNPLLENFQKSDWQELSQDLFSELFRKSPVKRTKFAGLKRNINFIRDQTDTIQNKEQ
- a CDS encoding TIGR02117 family protein; amino-acid sequence: MKKIILVILKTIWAFIGLIAVYVLLVLALPYFETPAQQVSEPKTVETFILTNGVHTDIVVPIKSKQIDWSKEILFSNTTSKSTDFKYLSIGWGDKGFYLDTPEWADLKVSTAINAAFWLGESAMHCTFYKTMTESKDCKRIMLTEKQYADLINFIQKKFDRDEAGNLMLIKTDAVYTANDAFYDAQGSYSFLNTCNTWTNNALKTAGQKAAFWTATDFGIFQHYD
- a CDS encoding transporter substrate-binding domain-containing protein; amino-acid sequence: MMIRNLTNFLLFCIFFVFCNSTLNGQNLVNNTDVKPLRVGIAGTAPFVINEEGNATPQGISPSIWTEITDDLKWDYNYTRYNSVNQALDALKKGEMDVIVGPVTINSDRLEHFKFSQPYYQSSLAIAYKEGSFSIWNVLKLIFSVKLIFAIGIFLIILTIVGTFLWLAERKASPEQFPADPARGIGTGMWLAIVTMSTTGYGDKAPVTLTGRIIAGTWMIVSIISATSMVAGIASILTFSNFQSVDIQNMEQLSGKKVATIAGSPSVEFLREFKVIIKSAPTIEEAMIMLKNKEVEAIVYDRPQLMYYINNHESENLKIAKAEYYKQGYGFAFQKDSPLTYEVNRTLLELAEDQKILEITEDYLGKDE
- a CDS encoding YceI family protein, giving the protein MKNLVNFRSLVLALTLFSGVVAAQKISSNNVKTVVSGTSTLHDWKMTSTTGTFSGNVSGNSINDVHYTMNGKTLKSGKGPMDTNAYKALQADKYPAISFTATSVNIGKGTMTGKLTVTNVSKTVSVPVNVTKNGNTYTIWGTAAIKMTDYGVTPPAFMMNTVKTGNEVTITVNAVAQ